A part of Primulina eburnea isolate SZY01 chromosome 10, ASM2296580v1, whole genome shotgun sequence genomic DNA contains:
- the LOC140803486 gene encoding peroxisome biogenesis protein 2, with the protein MDRQTLATSSSSSISSSISPPPPPEDSWVDTYRKLLPRWLAFSSTSREVIPIEISRVNQFDAARLDIEMSAMLKEQLVKVFSLTKPGMLFQYEPELDAFLEFLIWRFSIWVDKPTPGNALMNLRYRDEHAFETRSKVRTGLEGPGLTVSQKIWYCIATVGGQYVWARLQSFSAFRRWGDTEQRSLGRRSWFLLQRIEGIYKATSFINLLIFLLTGRYRSLIERALKARLVYESPHMNRSVSFEYMNRQLVWNEFSEMLLLLLPLLNSSSVKNFLRPFSKDKSSSSERDEALCPICQATPTTPFLALPCQHRYCYYCLRTRCSASSAFRCSRCNELVIAMQRHGVTVNKTTQNE; encoded by the exons ATGGATAGACAAACCCTAGCTACATCATCTTCATCTAGCATAAGTTCTTCTATCAGTCCACCGCCGCCGCCGGAGGATTCTTGGGTTGATACTTACCGCAAGTTGCTACCTCGATGGCTAGCTTTTTCCTCAACTAGCCGG GAGGTAATCCCAATCGAGATTTCTAGAGTTAACCAGTTTGATGCTGCAAGACTCGATATTGAAATGTCAGCCatgttgaaagaacagttggttAAAGTTTTCTCTTTGACGAAG CCAGGAATGCTATTTCAGTATGAGCCAGAGCTTGACGCTTTTCTTGAATTTCTCATTTGGAGATTTTCCATTTGGGTCGATAAGCCTACTCCGGGTAATGCACTCATGAATTTGAGATATAGAGATGAACATGCCTTCGAAACCAGGAGCAAAG TTAGAACTGGGCTAGAGGGGCCGGGATTGACAGTTTCTCAGAAGATCTGGTACTGTATTGCAACTGTCGGTGGTCAGTATGTTTGGGCCCGTCTTCAGTCATTTTCAGCTTTCCGTAGATGGGGCGACACTGAACAG AGATCACTAGGTCGTCGAAGTTGGTTTCTGTTGCAACGCATAGAGGGAATTTACAAAGCCACATCATTCATAAACCTACTCATATTTCTCTTGACCGGGAG GTACAGAAGTCTCATCGAGAGAGCTCTGAAAGCTAGACTTGTGTATGAAAGTCCTCATATGAATCGATCTGTGAGCTTCGAGTACATGAACCGCCAGCTGGTGTGGAATGAATTTTCG GAAATGTTGTTGTTGCTTCTACCTCTACTCAATTCATCATCTGTGAAAAATTTTCTCCGTCCATTCTCGAAGGATAAATCATCAAGTTCAGAGAGGGATGAAGCTCTATGCCCCATTTGCCAGGCCACCCCAACCACCCCATTTTTAGCTCTCCCATGTCAGCACag GTACTGCTACTACTGTCTACGAACTCGCTGCTCTGCTTCTTCAGCCTTTCGGTGCTCTAGGTGCAACGAACTTGTTATTGCTATGCAGCGGCATGGGGTTACTGTCAACAAAACTACCCAGAACGAGTGA
- the LOC140803969 gene encoding protein THYLAKOID ASSEMBLY 8, chloroplastic, with the protein MAYTLHFKLTFLQPAATVNHRLPTIRCGPRDNRGPLLKGRILSIEAIQAIQSLKRSHRTNPAAPSLPRHILSRLIKSDLVAAFNELLRQEHFTLALEVFSTIRSEYRADLSMYADLVSALAKKGLTAEIDGLIGELEMDGGIPSGNDKGLLKLVRAVIDAERRESTVRIYGLMKRGDAGSDPPDMDEYLGKVLRNGFRRFGEDALANEVEGKFGRFYKDILGRP; encoded by the coding sequence ATGGCCTACACCCTTCACTTCAAGCTCACATTCTTACAGCCCGCCGCCACCGTCAACCACCGCCTCCCCACCATACGTTGCGGCCCACGAGACAACCGCGGCCCACTCCTAAAAGGCAGAATCCTGAGCATAGAAGCCATACAGGCAATCCAATCACTGAAACGCTCCCACCGTACAAACCCCGCCGCCCCCTCCCTTCCCAGGCACATCCTCTCCCGCCTCATCAAATCCGACCTCGTCGCCGCCTTTAACGAGCTCCTCCGGCAGGAACACTTCACCCTCGCGCTTGAAGTCTTCTCCACCATCAGGTCGGAATATCGAGCTGATCTCAGCATGTACGCCGACTTAGTATCCGCTCTGGCGAAGAAGGGCTTGACGGCGGAGATCGACGGCTTGATCGGGGAGCTGGAAATGGACGGTGGTATTCCCTCCGGCAACGATAAGGGGCTGTTGAAATTGGTGAGGGCGGTGATTGATGCGGAGAGGCGGGAATCGACGGTCAGGATTTACGGGCTGATGAAAAGGGGCGACGCGGGTTCGGATCCTCCCGATATGGATGAATATTTGGGTAAGGTTTTAAGAAACGGGTTCAGGAGATTTGGGGAAGATGCATTGGCCAACGAGGTTGAGGGAAAATTTGGGAGATTTTACAAGGATATTTTGGGGAGACCATAA